TTATTATCTCAGCTGCAGGCTCTCTCACCTAATATCAACAACACCAGCGGAGGCTGCCAACTGCTGCATTCGCCTACGAGTCACCAACTTCGCCAAAACGCGAGGCAACTCCGAGCCAGCTACCCTTCGAACTTCTCATCGTCACCAGCAAGAAAGCCCTCTTCTTTTGGGTTCGACTCTTCTGCTGCAGTGGCTGCAGCAATGATGAATTCACGATCAGCTGCCTTCGCGAAACGCAGTCAAAGCTTTATTGACCGCACTGGAACCAGCTATCAACCCAGCCTTTCGGGTTCTGACAATTTCGTAGGCCTAACTTCACCAAAACGTCTGGATTGGGGCTCGCCAAATGGGAAGTTCGACTGGGGATTCAATGTCGACGGGGCGAACAAACTTAGAAAGTCTGCCTCCTTTGGTTTCCACAGCAACAATGCGGATCCATTGGCAGCTCTGACTCCATCTTATGTAGATCAACCAGACGTTTCTTGGGTCGGATCATTGGTAAAAGATGTTCCTTCTGGTACTGTCGGGCTAGACAGTTCAGCTCAGCACAACGGCGGATTTCATGATGCCACACCTTATTTGATAGATCAAATGTACATAGAGCAGGAGCAGGTGCAGGTGGTGGCTTGATCAGATTATCGTCACAACTTAGTTGAGATTATTCTTTAACATTTTATCGATacgttatattttttttagcagCACTTTCAAACAAAATGGCTGGTAGCATATATGTTGCTTCATGAGCTGAAAGATagggatttttttaattttttttttaaatttagcaTCCTTCCTTTGTGGGAGTTGACAGCGTGCGTGAGATCCTTCATTCAAAGGAGACTGAGGAAATAAATCTCAAGAACATGTTGTAATAAGCTTAATAAACtgaaattattgttattttcatattattggGAATTTGGGTTTGTTTATTCTTTATCTCCTTGGTGGCCTCTTGATCGGTaaagatatattatattattcgtTTTGGGAGTTGGCCACTTGGGAATCTCGgaaaatatgtattgtatttgtGCTACTCGTTTTCTATATAAAAAACGTGTTATTCAATATCTAATATACTAGTTAGTTAGTTATAGGGAATGGACACCTAAGATTTGTGGTTTTTGAATTGAAAGAAACCTAATAAAATCATTACGAGTAGGTCTCTTCTGATACgttttcacgaatctttatctgtgacacGGGTCAATCCTACGAGTAGGTCTCTTCTGAGACgttttcacgaatctttatctgtgagacgggtcaatcctactgatattaacaataaaaagtaatacttttagcataaaaagtaatactttttcatagatgacccaaataagagatccgcctcacaaaatacgacccgtgagaccgtctcacacaagtttttgccaaccATTACACCCGTGTGTGGTGCTAGATATTTTTAGAACGCAATCCAAAGTGTTAGATTCAAATGCATATTTAATGGTTGCTttccaaaaggaaaaaaaaaggtttaTTTTGATATAGTAATGGTAACTTACATTTATACGACTCTTTTATACTTTTGTTGCCTTGTATTATCGTTAACAATTCTCGAGTAAACATTGTCAAGACTACAAACCCCTTGTTCCGCTTTTCTTCGTCTGGTTTTCTTGATTATTATGGTTTTGTTCTTGTATCATGTGATACTAAAGTTAAAATCAAAGGACGAAGAAACCCATAAAAGGATAGATAGGTCTTAGCCGTGTGTATTTTGGAATGGAGAGAGTCAGAAAATGCATGATTGTGCAATACATCATCAATCAACATATTATTGAGAAGTTCACATTTCAAAGCCCACTTTTTAGATTATGTTTGACATCATATTCAGATTTCTCTCTTTATCATGTTTGGACGAATAAAATTCAATTGAATTTCAGAATCATCGCATATCAGGTTATTGTAAATCTTAAATATATTTAAGATGAATATAATATGAAATTCATATCTTAAAACGACAAATCCTTTCtcaaatcaattttttcatcAATCTAACTGTAACCCAAATGAATTTCAAACCCACCCTCTATCAAGTTAAACATTTTCAGTAATAAGTGTGATGGATTCAAAATATAACCGAGGTTACTTTTATTTCAAATACTTTCTCAAAACAAATCTTTATACCCAAATGGGACATAAGGTTTTctattcatatataattttctaaaatccTGTTACGGAGGTCGACTGGACCTTACGAAGGACagattaaatttcaaaattgggCTGTGTTGTGGCCCAAAGGAGTTGGTTGGAATTTTAACGTCTTTCCATCACTAAAAGTATATCTGGCCCAAATTCTACAActggtgtttatttattttgtttttttttttttacggttattcattatttttaatacCACAAAACCAATgtatttgtgtatatatatatatatcgacaaAGCAAATTCATAGAAGGCGCTTACATGCACAAATCATCATGGCATCCTCCGCTGAGGAATCCCACAAGGCCACAACCACCGCCATCAATCCAATCCATACGCTATCACCGCGGCGCCGCCGCCAACCCCATCCACCCACACCAACCTCGCCTCATCCATCTCTACCTTCGAAGCTCTTTCCTCTCTCCTCCACCGCCTTCCACCAACCCTCTCCCTCTCCCTACCTCCCGGCCGCCGCTCCTCCACCAACGCTCCTCTACTATCTCTCTCCGATCCTATCGATACTCTCCACACAGACCTCCTATCAGCGTCCACAGAACTCGGCTTCTTCCACCTCAAACACCGAACCATCTATCCCGACGCCGGCTCCCTTTTCAAACTCCCGCACCAGCAAAAACAACTCTTATTCCCGAACAACTGGCCTCTCGGCTACGACGAggatgatgatgatcatgacGAATCATTCTGCCTCGACTTCCCATGTCTTAGAAAGAAAATAGTGTAAAAAATATGACACATATTAAAAGAGGTGTGGCGTG
The DNA window shown above is from Primulina huaijiensis isolate GDHJ02 chromosome 12, ASM1229523v2, whole genome shotgun sequence and carries:
- the LOC140990092 gene encoding uncharacterized protein codes for the protein MDSKYNRGHNHRHQSNPYAITAAPPPTPSTHTNLASSISTFEALSSLLHRLPPTLSLSLPPGRRSSTNAPLLSLSDPIDTLHTDLLSASTELGFFHLKHRTIYPDAGSLFKLPHQQKQLLFPNNWPLGYDEDDDDHDESFCLDFPCLRKKIVRARTSSFYINAPDGFGLGLDLDLDYLLEFTREMETLGLRLIRELASVIGFENEELCSLLWISDNGGE